GGTCGACGCGACGGCGACCTCCGGACCGGCGTGCGTGTAGACGATCGCGTCGGATTCGCGCGGGATCGTCGCACCCTGGGTGTTGCAGATCGACAGCGTCTTGGCGCCGAGGCGGGCGGCCTCCTTGACGGCCATGAGCGTGTCCATGGTCTCGCCCGACTGGCTGATCGAGACGACGAGCGTCTCGGGGCCGACGATCGGGTCGCGGTAGCGGAACTCGTGCGCCAGCTCGACGTCCACGGGGATCCGGGCCCACTGCTCGATCGCGTACTTGCCGACCTGGCCGGCGTACGAGGCCGTGCCGCAGGCGACGATGATGATGCGCTGCACGCCCGCGAACAGCTCGTCCATGCCGTCGAGCTCGGGGATGACGACCTGGCCGTCCTTGACGCGGCCGAGGATCGTGTTGGCGACGGCCTCGGGCTCCTCGGCGACCTCCTTGGCCATGAAGCTCGACCAGCCGCCCTTCTCGGCGGCGGAGGCGTCCCACATCACCTCGAACGGCGAGGCCTCGACCTCGTTGCCGTCGAAGTCGGTGACGGTGACGGCGTCGGGGGTGATCGCGACGATCTGGTCCTGGCCGATGGCGAGCGCGCGACGGGTGTGCTCCACGAAGGCGGCGACGTCGGAGCCGAGGAAGTTCTCGCCCTCGCCGAGGCCGATCACCAGCGGCGAGTTGCGGCGGGCGCCGACGACGAGGCCGGGCAGGTCCTTGTGCATGGCCAGCAGCGTGAACGCGCCCTGCAGCCGCGAGGCCACGGACCGGAACGCCGCGACGAGGTCGCCGTCGTGCGCGCGGTACTCGCGCCCGAGCAGCACGGCCGCCACCTCGGTGTCGGTCTGGCTGCGGAAGGTGTAGCCCTGGGCGGTGAGCTCGGCGCGCAGCTCGGCGAAGTTCTCGATGATGCCGTTGTGGATCACGGCCAGGCGGTCGTCGTCGGCGAGGTGCGGGTGCGCGTTCTCGTCGGTCGGGCCGCCGTGGGTGGCCCAGCGGGTGTGGCCGATGCCCGTGGTGCCCGCGGGGATGGGCGCCAGATCGAGCTGCTCGCGCAGGCGGGCGAGCTTGCCGGCCTTCTTCGCGGCGTGCAGCTCGCCGTCGGCGTCGATCACCGCGATCCCCGCGGAGTCATACCCGCGGTACTCGAGACGGGCGAGGCCCGCGAGGAGGATGTCCTGGCTCTCGCGAGGACCGACATAGCCGACGATTCCACACATGCGAACGATTCTAGGTTCGCGCGCCTGGGAGCCGGCGCGGGGCGCGGTTGCGGCGCGCGGTGGGTTGCGGCTCGCGCTCTCGACTCCGCTGCGCTCCGCTCGAGCCGTCTCCGCTCGCTTCGCTCGGTCGACGAGCCCGCGGGGTCACACTCGCGATGCGCCGCAAGCACCACGGCTCGAGGTCCCGAGCTCTCGACTCGCTGCGCTCGCTCGAGCCGTCTCCGCTCGCTGCGCTCGGTCGACGAGCCCGCGGGGTCACACTCGTGATGCGCCGCAATCACCACGGCTCGTCGACCGGAGCGGCGCAGCCGCGGAGCGGAGACGGGTCGAGCGGAGCCGCGAAGCGGCGGAGTCGAGACCTTGAGGCCTTAAACCTTCCGCAGGAGCACCGACTCGACGCCGTGGTCGGCGCCCTTGCGCAGCACGAGGGTGGCGCGGTGCTTGGTGGGCAACACGTTCTCGATGAGGTTCGGCATGTTGATGTCGTTCCAGTAGCCGAGCGCGGTCTGCACGGCCTCCTCGTCGCTGAGGTTCGCGAAGACGTTGAAGTACGACGCCGGGTTCGAGAACGCGCCCTCGCGCAGGGCGAGGAAGCGGTTCACGTACCAGTTGGTGATGTGCTCGGTCTCGGCATCGACGTAGATGGAGAAGTCGAAGAAGTCGCTCACCGCCACCTCGTTGGGCGACGGCGGCGGCTGCAGCACGTTGAGCCCCTCGACGATCACGACATCGGGCCGGCGCACCGTCACCTGCGCGTCGGGAACGATGTCGTAGCGCACGTGCGAGTAGAACGGCGCGTGCACGACCTCCTCGCCGCTCTTGACCTTCGTGAGGAACTCCACGAGCGCCCGCCGGTCGTACGACTCGGGGAAGCCCTTGCGCGCCATCAGGCCCCGGCGCTCGAGCTCGGCGTTGGGATAGAGGAAGCCGTCGGTCGTGATCAGCTCCACGCGCGGCGTGGCCGACCAGCGGCTCATGAGCTCGCGCAGCAGGCGCGCGATCGTCGACTTGCCCACGGCGACCGATCCGGCCACGCCCACGACGAAGGGCGTGGTGGTGTCGTCCTCGCGGAGGAAGCCGCTCACGTCGCTGCCGATCGCGCGGTGCGCCTTGGCCCAGATGCTGAGCAGGCGGCTCAGCGGCAGGTACACGTCGCGGACCTCGGTGATGTCGAGGCGGTCGCCGATGCCGCGGATCTGCACGATCTCCTGCTCGGTGAGCGGCTGATCCATGCCGGCCGCGAGCCGCGCCCAATCGGCGCGCGCGATCTCCCGGTACCGGGAGTGCGGGAGGGATCCGTCTGCGGCGCTCATCCGCAACATCGTAGCCGCGCGGCCGGCGCCGGCCGCACGGGCGGTGCACCCCGGTCTCTGCGGATACCGTTGCCGTATGCGTCTGGGCGTCCTCGACATCGGATCGAACACCGTGCATCTGCTCGTGGCCGACGCCCGTCCCGGCGGGCGCCCCCTCGCCACCACGAGCGAGAAGAGCGTGCTGCGCCTCATGCGCTACCTCGACGACCGCGGCGCGATCACCGACGCCGGCGTGACGGCGATCCTGCGGGCCGTGCGCAAGGCCAAGCGCGTCGCGGCGCAGGAGGGTGTGGCCGAGCTCGTCGCCACGGCCACCTCCGCGGTGCGGGAGGCCCGCAACGGCCCCGAGGTGATCGCCCGCATCGAGGATGTGATCGGTCAGCCCCTGCAGGTGCTCGGCGGCGCGGACGAGGCGCGGCTGACGTTCCTGGCCGTGCGCCGCTGGTTCGGGTGGTCGGCCGGGCGGATCCTGCTGTTCGACATCGGTGGCGGCTCGCTCGAGATCGCCGGCGGCAGCGAGGAGCTGCCGCAGGCCGCGGAGTCGGTGCCGTTGGGCGCCGGACGGATGACGATCGGCTTCCTGCCGAAGGATCCGCCGGGAGAACGGGCGCTCGAGCGCCTGCGCGAGCACGCCGCCGAGGTGCTGCGGCCCGTGGCGAAGCGGTTCGCGAAGCTGCCGCGTCCGGATCACGTGGTCGGCTCGTCGAAGACGATCCGTTCGCTCGCCCGGCTGGCGGGGCACCGCCGCCCGGGCTGGTCGGAGATGGAGCGGTGGATGCTGCCGCGCGAGTCGTTGGCGTCGTGGATCCCGGTGCTCGCCCGCATCCCGGCGACCGCGCGTCAGGAGCTGCCGGGCATCACGGCCGACCGCACGTTCCAGATCACGGCCGGGGCCGTGGTGCTGCACGAGGCGATGGCCTCACTCGGCGTCGAGGAACTCGAGGTCAGCCCGTGGGCGCTGCGCGAGGGCGTCATGCTGCGGCGCATCGAGGAGCTCGAGATCCGCGGCTGACGCGTCGACCGATCGGGTTGCCCTTACAGCGCGAGACGCTCCCGGACGACCTCGGCGAGGGCGTCGGCGTGGCGGTGCGCGGTCGCCTCGTCGGCGGCCTCCACCATCACGCGGACGAGCTGCTCCGTGCCCGACGCGCGCAGCAGCACGCGCCCGGTCTCGCCGAGCTCCGCCGTGACGGCCGCCACGGCGTCCTGCACGACGGGGTCGGAGACGCGCTCGCGATCGACGTCCTTCACGTTCACGAGCACCTGCGGGTAGACCGTCATGATCGAGGCGAGCTCGGCCAGCGACTTGCCGGTGCGCGCCATCTCGGCCACGAGGTGCAGGCCTGTCAGCACGCCGTCGCCGGTCGTGGCGAACTCGCTCATGATGACGTGCCCGGACTGCTCGCCGCCGAGGGAATGGCCGCCCTCGGTCATCGCCTCGAGCACGTAGCGGTCGCCGACCGCGGTCTGCACCACGTCGATGCCGCGCTCGCGCATGGCCCGGTGCAGGCCGAGGTTGCTCATCACGGTGGCGACGAGGGTGTCGTTCGCGAGGTGGCCGCGCTCGTGCATCGAGGCGGCGAGGATCGCCATGATCTGGTCGCCGTCGACGACGCGTCCGTTCGCGTCCACGGCGAGGCAGCGATCGGCGTCGCCGTCGTGCGCGATGCCCACGTCGGCGCCCAGCCGCACGACCGCCTCGGCGAGGTGGTCGAGGTGCGTGGATCCGACGCCGTCGTTGATGTTGATGCCGTCGGGATCGGCGCCGATCACCGTCACGCGCGCGCCGGCGTCGCGGAACGCGTCGGGCGAGACGCCGGACGCCGCGCCGTGGGCGCAGTCGAGCACCACGTGGATGCCGTCGAGGCGGTTGGGCAGCGACGCGAGCAGGTGGATCAGGTAGCGGTCCTCGGCGTCGCTGAAGCGGCGGATGCGGCCGACGTCGGCGCCGGTGGGCAGCAGGTCGGGGCCGCCGAGGTTGGCCTCGATGCGGCGCTCGACCACGTCGGGCAGCTTGACCCCGCCGCGCGCGAACACCTTGATCCCGTTGTCGGGAGCCGGGTTGTGCGAGGCCGAGATCATGATCCCGAAGTCGGCCTCGAAGTCGCCGATGAGGAACGCCAGGGCCGGCGTGGGGATGACGCCGGCGTCGTAGACGTCGACGCCCGACGAGGCCAGGCCGGCCGAGACGGCGGCGGCGAGGAACTCACCCGAGATGCGGGGATCCCGGGCGATGACGGCGCGAGCGCGACGGCCCTGGGCGCGTCGCTGCTCGGCGGAACGGCCCTGGCCCAGGACGACGGCGGTCGCCTGGGCCAGGGACAGAGCAAGGTCGGCGGTGAGGGTGCCGTTGGCAAGCCCTCGCACGCCGTCCGTGCCGAAAAGCGGCATCGGAGGAGGCTCCGATTAACGCTTCGAGAACTGCGAGGCCTTGCGGGCCTTCTTGAGACCGGCCTTCTTGCGCTCGATGACGCGGGCGTCACGCGTGAGGAAGCCGGCCTTCTTCAGGGTCGGACGGTTGTTCTCGCGGTCGATCTCGTTCAGCGCACGGGCGATGGCGAGGCGCAGGGCGCCGGCCTGGCCCGAGGGGCCGCCACCCGAGATGCGCGCGATCACGTCGTACGCACCGGTCAGGTTGAGGACCGTGAACGGGTCGGTGATGAGCTGCTGGTGCAGCTTGTTCGGGAAGTAGTCCTCGAACGTGCGGCCGTTGACCGTGATGGTGCCGGAGCCCGGGACCAGGCGCACGCGGGCGATGGCCTCCTTGCGGCGACCCACGGCGGCGCCGGGGACGCTCACGACGGGACGGACGGTCTCGACCGCGGCCTCAGCGGGCGTCTCGGTCGAGTAGTTCTGCGGGAAGTCGGTGGTGTCGTTCGCCACGATGAATCCTTAGCTGCGGATCGGCGCTTACTGCGCG
This genomic interval from Microbacterium sediminis contains the following:
- the glmS gene encoding glutamine--fructose-6-phosphate transaminase (isomerizing); the protein is MCGIVGYVGPRESQDILLAGLARLEYRGYDSAGIAVIDADGELHAAKKAGKLARLREQLDLAPIPAGTTGIGHTRWATHGGPTDENAHPHLADDDRLAVIHNGIIENFAELRAELTAQGYTFRSQTDTEVAAVLLGREYRAHDGDLVAAFRSVASRLQGAFTLLAMHKDLPGLVVGARRNSPLVIGLGEGENFLGSDVAAFVEHTRRALAIGQDQIVAITPDAVTVTDFDGNEVEASPFEVMWDASAAEKGGWSSFMAKEVAEEPEAVANTILGRVKDGQVVIPELDGMDELFAGVQRIIIVACGTASYAGQVGKYAIEQWARIPVDVELAHEFRYRDPIVGPETLVVSISQSGETMDTLMAVKEAARLGAKTLSICNTQGATIPRESDAIVYTHAGPEVAVASTKAFVAQITALYLLALHVGRIRGTVSPAEAARSIHELEALPEKIRWILENEQEHIEQLAHWMADTRSVLFLGRHVGFPIALEGALKLKELSYIHAEGFAAGELKHGPIALIEPGQPVFVMVPSPRGAATLHAKVVSNIEEIRARGARVIAIAEEGDVAVLPFADEVLRIPLAGPIFEPILAVVPLHIFAMGLANAKGLDVDQPRNLAKSVTVE
- the coaA gene encoding type I pantothenate kinase — its product is MSAADGSLPHSRYREIARADWARLAAGMDQPLTEQEIVQIRGIGDRLDITEVRDVYLPLSRLLSIWAKAHRAIGSDVSGFLREDDTTTPFVVGVAGSVAVGKSTIARLLRELMSRWSATPRVELITTDGFLYPNAELERRGLMARKGFPESYDRRALVEFLTKVKSGEEVVHAPFYSHVRYDIVPDAQVTVRRPDVVIVEGLNVLQPPPSPNEVAVSDFFDFSIYVDAETEHITNWYVNRFLALREGAFSNPASYFNVFANLSDEEAVQTALGYWNDINMPNLIENVLPTKHRATLVLRKGADHGVESVLLRKV
- a CDS encoding Ppx/GppA phosphatase family protein is translated as MRLGVLDIGSNTVHLLVADARPGGRPLATTSEKSVLRLMRYLDDRGAITDAGVTAILRAVRKAKRVAAQEGVAELVATATSAVREARNGPEVIARIEDVIGQPLQVLGGADEARLTFLAVRRWFGWSAGRILLFDIGGGSLEIAGGSEELPQAAESVPLGAGRMTIGFLPKDPPGERALERLREHAAEVLRPVAKRFAKLPRPDHVVGSSKTIRSLARLAGHRRPGWSEMERWMLPRESLASWIPVLARIPATARQELPGITADRTFQITAGAVVLHEAMASLGVEELEVSPWALREGVMLRRIEELEIRG
- the glmM gene encoding phosphoglucosamine mutase codes for the protein MPLFGTDGVRGLANGTLTADLALSLAQATAVVLGQGRSAEQRRAQGRRARAVIARDPRISGEFLAAAVSAGLASSGVDVYDAGVIPTPALAFLIGDFEADFGIMISASHNPAPDNGIKVFARGGVKLPDVVERRIEANLGGPDLLPTGADVGRIRRFSDAEDRYLIHLLASLPNRLDGIHVVLDCAHGAASGVSPDAFRDAGARVTVIGADPDGININDGVGSTHLDHLAEAVVRLGADVGIAHDGDADRCLAVDANGRVVDGDQIMAILAASMHERGHLANDTLVATVMSNLGLHRAMRERGIDVVQTAVGDRYVLEAMTEGGHSLGGEQSGHVIMSEFATTGDGVLTGLHLVAEMARTGKSLAELASIMTVYPQVLVNVKDVDRERVSDPVVQDAVAAVTAELGETGRVLLRASGTEQLVRVMVEAADEATAHRHADALAEVVRERLAL
- the rpsI gene encoding 30S ribosomal protein S9, which gives rise to MANDTTDFPQNYSTETPAEAAVETVRPVVSVPGAAVGRRKEAIARVRLVPGSGTITVNGRTFEDYFPNKLHQQLITDPFTVLNLTGAYDVIARISGGGPSGQAGALRLAIARALNEIDRENNRPTLKKAGFLTRDARVIERKKAGLKKARKASQFSKR